A genomic region of Gemmata massiliana contains the following coding sequences:
- a CDS encoding DUF2252 family protein → MIHIVAATQDYEAWLARFFPLHAPDLAFKRERMADPNDPFPFFRGTYYRWPAVWAATCPELVSAPRVAGVGDLHVENFGTWRDVDGRLCWGVNDFDEADEIPYTSDLVRLAASARLARKSGALDIKTSDACRVILDGYRDALAAGGTPFVLEEHHPDLRTVGMASERAPIRFWAKLTKLLDEPVIDPPPAARDALVRELPSDARAPAFRFRARAGMGSLGRPRFVALVEWRGGGVCREAKAIAPPAAEWAGGTAEHATSKLAEGVERAVRAPDPFYRVEAGWVLRRLAPRCSRIELDHLKKIDTGRVLTAMGAETANVHLGTPGAASAVLRHVVRLPAGWLERSAKNAAAAVERDWQAWRYARNSKG, encoded by the coding sequence TTGATTCACATCGTCGCTGCGACACAGGATTACGAAGCCTGGCTCGCCCGGTTCTTTCCGCTCCACGCTCCGGACCTCGCGTTCAAGCGCGAGCGAATGGCCGATCCCAATGACCCGTTCCCGTTCTTCCGGGGCACCTATTATCGCTGGCCCGCGGTGTGGGCCGCGACGTGTCCGGAACTGGTCTCGGCGCCGCGCGTCGCGGGCGTGGGCGACCTCCACGTTGAGAACTTCGGGACGTGGCGCGACGTGGACGGGCGCCTGTGTTGGGGGGTGAACGATTTCGACGAGGCCGACGAGATTCCGTACACGAGCGACCTCGTCCGGCTCGCGGCCAGCGCCCGCCTCGCGCGCAAGAGCGGCGCACTCGACATCAAAACGAGCGACGCCTGTCGCGTGATCCTCGACGGTTACCGCGACGCTCTCGCGGCCGGCGGCACCCCATTCGTGCTCGAAGAACACCACCCCGATCTCCGGACCGTGGGGATGGCGAGCGAGCGTGCCCCGATCCGGTTTTGGGCCAAACTCACGAAGCTGCTCGACGAACCGGTGATCGATCCGCCGCCCGCGGCCCGTGACGCACTCGTTCGAGAACTCCCGTCGGACGCGCGGGCGCCCGCGTTCCGGTTCCGCGCCCGCGCCGGTATGGGGAGCTTGGGGCGCCCGCGGTTCGTTGCGCTCGTGGAGTGGCGCGGCGGGGGGGTGTGCCGCGAGGCGAAAGCGATCGCCCCGCCCGCGGCCGAGTGGGCGGGGGGGACCGCAGAACACGCGACGTCCAAACTGGCCGAGGGGGTCGAGCGGGCCGTTCGCGCCCCGGACCCGTTTTATCGGGTCGAGGCCGGTTGGGTGCTCCGCCGGCTCGCGCCCCGGTGCTCTCGCATCGAACTCGATCACCTGAAGAAGATCGACACCGGGCGCGTGCTGACCGCGATGGGCGCGGAGACGGCGAACGTTCACCTGGGCACACCCGGGGCCGCGAGCGCGGTGCTGCGGCACGTGGTGCGGTTACCGGCCGGTTGGCTTGAACGGTCGGCGAAGAACGCGGCCGCTGCGGTCGAGCGCGACTGGCAGGCGTGGCGGTACGCTCGTAACTCCAAAGGCTGA
- the fdhD gene encoding formate dehydrogenase accessory sulfurtransferase FdhD, whose translation MQVRDTSDHEAYQPVRVLTLRHEGAGSERADAVAVEAPLEVRIGGKPVTVLMRTPGHDEELVTGFLFGEGVIADADDIISITRPTDTSDTEHGNVLEVRLMVSRRVFDGDRLFYSSSSCGICGKKSIASIEVRGTPSCSNLTVSASTLSALPERLRAAQPTFTRTGGVHASGLFTADGALLAVREDVGRHNALDKLVGWALERGDVPLAERVLLVSGRVSYELVQKAVAAGIPIVAAVGAPSSYAVELAERFGITLVGFLRASGMNVYAHPDRITA comes from the coding sequence ATGCAAGTCCGGGACACCAGCGACCACGAAGCGTACCAGCCCGTGCGCGTCCTCACGCTCCGGCACGAGGGCGCCGGCAGCGAGCGCGCCGACGCGGTCGCGGTCGAAGCCCCACTCGAAGTGCGCATCGGCGGCAAGCCAGTAACTGTGTTGATGCGCACGCCGGGCCACGACGAAGAGCTGGTGACCGGGTTCCTGTTCGGCGAGGGCGTCATCGCAGACGCGGACGACATCATCTCGATCACTCGACCCACAGACACAAGCGACACGGAGCACGGGAACGTTCTGGAAGTGCGGTTGATGGTTTCGCGGCGCGTGTTCGACGGCGATCGCCTGTTTTACAGCAGCTCCAGTTGCGGCATTTGCGGGAAGAAATCGATCGCGTCGATCGAAGTTCGCGGCACGCCCTCGTGCTCAAATCTCACCGTTTCCGCGAGCACGTTATCGGCCCTCCCGGAGCGCCTGCGAGCGGCACAACCGACGTTCACGCGGACCGGCGGGGTCCACGCTTCGGGTCTGTTCACAGCAGATGGGGCGCTCCTCGCAGTGCGTGAAGACGTGGGGCGACACAACGCGCTGGACAAGCTCGTCGGCTGGGCGCTGGAGCGCGGGGACGTTCCGCTCGCCGAGCGCGTTCTGCTCGTATCGGGGCGCGTGAGTTACGAACTGGTACAAAAGGCGGTCGCGGCGGGAATCCCGATCGTCGCCGCGGTGGGGGCGCCGTCCTCGTATGCGGTCGAACTCGCCGAGCGCTTCGGTATCACGCTCGTCGGCTTTCTTCGCGCGTCCGGCATGAACGTGTATGCGCATCCGGACCGCATTACCGCGTGA
- a CDS encoding FdhF/YdeP family oxidoreductase — protein sequence MDHEPNLSTSGGSADRPPAQPAPEALCPEEFTGLKLTEPKSAAAGATAVAVSLGHVFSTAGFRRGFRTLTLLNQAQGVDCPSCAWPDPDGHRSLTEFCENGAKAIAWEADTRRLTSEFFRTHSIDELAKQTDYWHGQQGRLTEPLVLRPGSRHYEPITWDAAFRLIADELNALASPDEALFYTSGRTSNEAAFLYQLFVRQFGTNNLPDCSNMCHESSGSALTPSVGIGKGTVKLEDFEKSQLILILGQNPGTNHPRMLTALQAAKRAGAKIVAINPLKEAGLLAFRNPQEVSGMLGFGTPLTDLYLQVRIGGDQALLKGVMKVLVERGTALDRAFIAEKTDGFDAFTAALAEASWEQITAQSGIAREVIEQLADLIAANERIIACWAMGLTQHKHAVATIQELVNLLLLRGSIGKPGAGLCPVRGHSNVQGDRTMGIFERPAAWFLDALGREFNFAPPDKHGFDAVEAIRAMRDGRAKVFFAMGGNFLSATPDTEVTGSALKNCRLTVHVSIKLNRSHLVTGRTALILPCLGRTERDTQNGKEQFVTTENSMGVIQMSRGSLVPASRHLLSEVAIVARLAEATLGARSAVPWSELANDYDRIRERIERVIPGFQDYNARARHPGGFYLPNPPREGTFPTATGKARFTSHPLHAVGVDPGQLVMMTIRTHDQFNTTVYGLDDRYRGIKHERRVVLMNAADIRAAGLAAGDVVDLTGHYRRERRVAPHFIVVEYDIPPGCCATYFPETNVLVPLDSTADISNTPTSKFVAVTLARSAN from the coding sequence ATGGACCACGAACCGAACCTCTCCACAAGTGGCGGATCTGCAGACCGCCCGCCGGCGCAACCCGCTCCGGAAGCGCTGTGCCCCGAAGAGTTCACCGGGCTGAAGCTCACGGAGCCGAAGTCCGCGGCGGCCGGGGCGACCGCGGTGGCCGTGTCGCTCGGTCACGTGTTCAGCACTGCGGGGTTCCGGCGCGGGTTCCGCACACTCACCCTGCTGAACCAGGCTCAGGGCGTAGACTGCCCGAGTTGCGCGTGGCCGGACCCGGACGGGCACCGCTCGCTCACCGAGTTCTGCGAGAACGGCGCGAAGGCCATCGCGTGGGAAGCGGACACCCGGCGCCTGACCTCGGAATTCTTCCGCACGCACTCCATTGATGAGCTGGCGAAGCAGACCGACTACTGGCACGGGCAACAGGGCCGGCTTACCGAACCGCTCGTGCTACGGCCCGGGAGCCGGCACTACGAACCGATTACCTGGGACGCCGCGTTCCGGCTCATCGCGGACGAACTCAACGCGCTCGCGTCGCCGGACGAAGCACTCTTCTACACGTCCGGCCGCACTTCCAATGAGGCCGCGTTCCTCTACCAACTCTTCGTTCGACAGTTCGGCACGAACAACCTCCCCGACTGCTCGAACATGTGTCACGAGTCGTCGGGCAGCGCGCTCACTCCGTCGGTCGGCATCGGTAAAGGCACGGTGAAGCTCGAAGATTTCGAGAAGTCGCAACTCATACTGATCCTGGGCCAGAACCCGGGCACGAACCACCCGCGGATGCTCACCGCGCTCCAGGCTGCAAAGCGTGCCGGCGCGAAGATCGTTGCGATCAACCCGTTGAAAGAAGCCGGGCTACTGGCGTTCCGCAACCCGCAGGAAGTCAGCGGGATGCTCGGGTTCGGTACGCCGCTCACAGACCTCTACCTTCAGGTCCGAATCGGCGGGGACCAGGCGCTCCTCAAGGGCGTGATGAAGGTGCTCGTCGAGCGCGGAACCGCCCTCGACCGGGCGTTCATCGCCGAAAAAACGGACGGCTTCGATGCGTTCACCGCGGCTCTGGCCGAAGCGTCGTGGGAGCAAATTACCGCCCAAAGTGGGATCGCGCGCGAAGTGATCGAGCAGCTCGCGGACCTGATCGCGGCCAACGAGCGAATCATCGCGTGCTGGGCGATGGGCCTCACGCAACACAAGCACGCGGTCGCGACGATCCAGGAACTGGTGAACCTGCTCCTACTGCGCGGGAGCATCGGCAAGCCCGGCGCGGGGCTGTGCCCGGTGCGCGGCCACTCGAACGTGCAGGGCGACCGCACGATGGGCATCTTCGAGCGCCCCGCCGCGTGGTTCCTCGACGCGCTCGGCCGCGAGTTTAATTTCGCGCCGCCGGACAAGCACGGGTTCGACGCGGTCGAAGCGATCCGCGCGATGCGCGACGGGCGCGCGAAAGTGTTCTTCGCGATGGGCGGGAACTTCCTCTCGGCCACTCCGGACACCGAAGTCACCGGCTCGGCGCTCAAGAACTGCCGACTGACCGTTCACGTCTCCATCAAACTGAACCGCTCGCACCTCGTCACCGGGCGCACGGCGCTCATCCTGCCGTGTTTGGGTCGCACCGAGCGCGACACGCAGAACGGCAAGGAGCAGTTCGTCACCACCGAGAACTCGATGGGCGTGATCCAGATGTCGCGCGGGTCACTCGTGCCGGCGTCGCGCCACTTGCTCAGTGAGGTGGCGATCGTGGCCCGGCTCGCGGAAGCGACCCTCGGGGCGCGCTCGGCGGTGCCCTGGAGCGAACTCGCGAACGACTACGACCGCATCCGCGAACGGATCGAGCGCGTGATCCCCGGGTTCCAGGATTACAACGCCCGCGCGCGACACCCGGGCGGCTTCTACCTGCCGAATCCGCCCCGCGAGGGCACGTTCCCCACCGCAACGGGCAAGGCGCGGTTCACCTCGCACCCGCTGCACGCGGTCGGAGTCGATCCGGGCCAGTTGGTGATGATGACGATCCGCACACACGACCAGTTCAACACGACCGTTTACGGACTCGACGACCGGTACCGCGGGATCAAGCACGAGCGCCGCGTGGTGCTCATGAACGCGGCCGACATCCGCGCCGCGGGTCTCGCCGCCGGCGACGTCGTGGACCTGACCGGTCACTACCGGCGCGAGCGGCGCGTGGCCCCGCACTTCATTGTGGTGGAGTACGACATCCCGCCGGGCTGCTGTGCCACGTACTTCCCCGAAACGAACGTGTTGGTTCCGCTCGACAGCACCGCGGACATCAGCAACACCCCGACCTCCAAGTTCGTCGCGGTGACACTCGCCCGTAGCGCCAACTGA